GACCGACCAGCGAGAAGGCCGCAGCCGACCGCTCGGGCGAGACTCTCGGGAAGGCGCTACGTGAGTCCCAACGGCTCCGACCGCTCGCCGCGGCGCCCGATGCGGCGGAAGCTGCTGCAGGCACTGACCGCGGGCCTGGTCCTGGCGACCGCAACCGGTTGCACATACAAGGACTTCCCCCGCCTTGGTATGCCCACCCCGACCACGGAAGAGGCTCCGCGGATCCTCTCGCTGTGGCAGGGCTCCTGGGCTGCCGCGCTCGCCGTCGGCGTGCTGGTGTGGGGCCTGATCCTGTGGAGCGCCATGTTCCACCGGCGCAGCCGCACCAAGGTCGAGGTACCTCCGCAGACCCGGTACAACATGCCGATCGAGGCCTTGTACACGGTGGTCCCGATCATCATCATCTCGGTGCTCTTCTACTTCACGGCCCGGGACGAGTCGAAGCTCCTCGATGTCTCCAAGAAGCCCGACGTCACCATCAACGTGGTCGGCTTCCAGTGGAGCTGGGGCTTCAACTATGTCGAGAACGTCCCCGGTGTCTCCGGCGACGCCAAGACCGACAAGAACCTGGACGCCATTCCGGACCGGTTCAAGAAGGACTTCCCGGCGAACGCCGGCGGTGTCTACGACGTCGGTACCCCGGGCACGCGGAACCCGCAGACGAACAACCCCGGTCCGACGCTCTGGCTCCCCAAGGGCAAGACGGTCCGCTTCGTCCTCACCTCGCGTGACGTCATCCACTCCTTCTGGGTGGTGCCGTTCCTGATGAAGATGGACGTCATCCCGGGCCACACCAACGCCTTCCAGGTGACTCCGAACCACGAAGGCACGTTCCTCGGCAAGTGCGCCGAGCTCTGCGGCGTCGACCACTCCCGGATGCTGTTCAACGTGAAGGTCGTCTCTCCGGCAGCGTACGAGAAGCACCTCAAGGAGCTCGAGGCGAAGGGGCAGACCGGTTACATTCCGGCCGGCATCGCGCAGACGGGCCACGAGAAGAACCAGAGGACGAACAACCTGTGAGCATCCTCAACGAACCCCAGGGTGCCGCGGCAGCAGAGGGCTCGTACGAGAACGAGCTGCCGGTCAGGCGCAAGCAGCCCGGCAATGTCGTGGTGAAGTGGCTGACGACCACCGACCACAAGACGATCGGGACGATGTACCTCGTTACGTCGTTCGCGTTCTTCCTGATCGGTGGCGTGATGGCGCTGCTCATGCGCGCCGAGCTGGCCCGGCCGGGCCTGCAGATCATGTCGAACGAGCAGTTCAACCAGGCGTTCACGATGCACGGCACGATCATGCTGCTGATGTTCGCCACCCCGCTGTTCGCCGGCTTCACGAACTGGATCATGCCGCTGCAGATCGGCGCCCCGGACGTGGCGTTCCCGCGGCTGAACATGTTCGCCTACTGGCTGTACCTGTTCGGCTCGACCATCGCGGTGGGCGGCTTCCTCACCCCGCAGGGCGCGGCCGACTTCGGCTGGTTCGCCTACTCCCCGCTGTCGGACGCGGTCCGCAGCCCGGGTGTCGGCGCCGACATGTGGATCATGGGTCTGGCCTTCTCCGGCTTCGGCACCATCCTCGGTGCGGTCAACTTCATCACCACGATCATCTGCATGCGTGCCCCGGGCATGACCATGTTCCGCATGCCGATCTTCGTGTGGAACGTGCTGCTGACCGCCGTGCTGGTCCTGCTGGCCTTCCCGGTCCTGGCGGCCGCGCTGTTCGCGCTGGAGGCGGACCGCAAGTTCGGCGCCCATGTCTTCGACGCCACCAACGGCGGAGCCCTGCTGTGGCAACACCTCTTCTGGTTCTTCGGCCATCCAGAGGTGTACATCATCGCGCTGCCGTTCTTCGGCATCATCTCCGAAGTGATCCCGGTGTTCTCCCGTAAGCCGATGTTCGGCTACATGGGTCTGATCGCCGCGACCATCTCCATCGCCGGTCTGTCCGTGACCGTGTGGGCCCACCACATGTACGTCACCGGCGGGGTGCTGCTGCCGTTCTTCTCCTTCATGACGTTCCTGATCGCCGTCCCCACCGGTGTGAAGTTCTTCAACTGGATCGGCACGATGTGGAAGGGCTCGCTGTCCTTCGAGACGCCGATGCTCTGGGCCGTCGGCTTCCTGATCACCTTCACGTTCGGTGGTCTGACCGGTGTCATCCTGGCCTCGCCGCCGATGGACTTCCACGTCTCCGACTCGTACTTCGTCGTGGCCCACTTCCACTACGTGGTCTTCGGTACGGTCGTCTTCGCCATGTTCTCCGGTTTCCACTTCTGGTGGCCGAAGATGACCGGCAAGATGCTGGACGAGCGCCTCGGCAAGATCACCTTCTGGACGCTGTTCGTCGGTTTCCACGGCACCTTCCTGGTCCAGCACTGGCTGGGCGTGGAGGGCATGCCGCGCCGTTACGCCGACTACCTGCACGCCGACGGCTTCACCGCCCTGAACACGATCTCGACGATCGCGTCCTTCGTGCTGGGCCTGTCGATCCTGCCGTTCCTCTACAACGTGTGGAAGACCGCCAAGTACGGCAAGCCGGTCGGCGTGGACGATCCGTGGGGCTACGGCCGTTCGCTCGAATGGGCGACCTCCTGCCCGCCGCCGCGGCACAACTTCCTCACCCTGCCGCGGATCCGCAGTGAATCCCCGGCGTTCGACCTGCACCACCCTGAGATCGCCGCGCTCGAGCAGCTCGCGCACAGCGGTCACGGCACCGCCATCGCGGGCAGCAAGGAGGCCGGCAAGTGAGGATCCAGGGCCGGATGTTCATCTGGCTGAGCTTCTTCATGCTGATCATGGCCATCGTGTATGGCGTGTGGTCGAAGGAGCCGGCCGGTACCACCGCACTCTTCCTGGCCTTCGGCCTGAGCGTGATGATCGGCTTCTACCTGGGCTTCACCGCCCGGCGGGTCGACGCGGGCGCCCAGGACGACAAGGAGGCCGACGTCGCGGACGACGCGGGCGAGCTGGGCTTCTTCAGCCCGCACAGCTGGCAGCCGCTCATGCTGGGCTTCGGCGGTGCGATCGCCTTCCTCAGCATCGCGGTCGGCTGGTGGCTGATCTACTTCTCCGCGCCGTTCATCCTGGTCGGCCTGTTCGGCTGGGTGTTCGAGTACTACCACGGTGAGAACCGCACCCAGTAGCACACGACAGCGCACACCGGAAGCCCGGACACTCCCTCAGGAGAGTCCGGGCTTTCGGCCGTTCGGGTGACGCGGCCGTCCTCCTCTTGCCGCAGTGTCGCTCACTCGTACGGATTACCTGCCGCGCCAATGGGGTCATTGCCTCATAGCGTGATCGTATGAACCACACTCCGCGGACCCGCACCGTCGTCGGCTGCACGCTGCTGGTGACCGCCCTCGGCGCGGGCGTCACCGCCTGCGGTTCGGACGGCAACCCCCTGTCGGCCAAGCCGTACGACGCGGCGGATCTGATCTCCTTCAACGGCCCCACCGAAGCGGGGCAGCGGGCCGACCCGGACAAGCCCCTGGAGGTCACCGTCAACCACGATGACGACCGCATCACGGACGTCACCGCCCAGGACTCCACAGGGCGCTATGTGACGGGCGAACTCGAGGCCGACGGCAGCCGCTGGCACAGCACCTCCGCGCTGGCCGCCAACGCCCACTACACGGTCAGGGTGAGCACCGAGGACGCAGACGGCGCGCCCGGACGCAAGGTCCTCACGTTCGACACCAGCAGGCCCACGAACAAGAAACGGCTCAACATCACCTTCGGGCCGGACGCGGGCACGTACGGCGTCGGGCAGCCCATCACCGCCCGGCTCGACCAGGAGGTCAAGGACAA
Above is a genomic segment from Streptomyces fodineus containing:
- the ctaD gene encoding cytochrome c oxidase subunit I, with translation MSILNEPQGAAAAEGSYENELPVRRKQPGNVVVKWLTTTDHKTIGTMYLVTSFAFFLIGGVMALLMRAELARPGLQIMSNEQFNQAFTMHGTIMLLMFATPLFAGFTNWIMPLQIGAPDVAFPRLNMFAYWLYLFGSTIAVGGFLTPQGAADFGWFAYSPLSDAVRSPGVGADMWIMGLAFSGFGTILGAVNFITTIICMRAPGMTMFRMPIFVWNVLLTAVLVLLAFPVLAAALFALEADRKFGAHVFDATNGGALLWQHLFWFFGHPEVYIIALPFFGIISEVIPVFSRKPMFGYMGLIAATISIAGLSVTVWAHHMYVTGGVLLPFFSFMTFLIAVPTGVKFFNWIGTMWKGSLSFETPMLWAVGFLITFTFGGLTGVILASPPMDFHVSDSYFVVAHFHYVVFGTVVFAMFSGFHFWWPKMTGKMLDERLGKITFWTLFVGFHGTFLVQHWLGVEGMPRRYADYLHADGFTALNTISTIASFVLGLSILPFLYNVWKTAKYGKPVGVDDPWGYGRSLEWATSCPPPRHNFLTLPRIRSESPAFDLHHPEIAALEQLAHSGHGTAIAGSKEAGK
- a CDS encoding cytochrome c oxidase subunit 4 yields the protein MRIQGRMFIWLSFFMLIMAIVYGVWSKEPAGTTALFLAFGLSVMIGFYLGFTARRVDAGAQDDKEADVADDAGELGFFSPHSWQPLMLGFGGAIAFLSIAVGWWLIYFSAPFILVGLFGWVFEYYHGENRTQ
- the coxB gene encoding cytochrome c oxidase subunit II; the protein is MSPNGSDRSPRRPMRRKLLQALTAGLVLATATGCTYKDFPRLGMPTPTTEEAPRILSLWQGSWAAALAVGVLVWGLILWSAMFHRRSRTKVEVPPQTRYNMPIEALYTVVPIIIISVLFYFTARDESKLLDVSKKPDVTINVVGFQWSWGFNYVENVPGVSGDAKTDKNLDAIPDRFKKDFPANAGGVYDVGTPGTRNPQTNNPGPTLWLPKGKTVRFVLTSRDVIHSFWVVPFLMKMDVIPGHTNAFQVTPNHEGTFLGKCAELCGVDHSRMLFNVKVVSPAAYEKHLKELEAKGQTGYIPAGIAQTGHEKNQRTNNL